Proteins encoded by one window of Tubulanus polymorphus chromosome 7, tnTubPoly1.2, whole genome shotgun sequence:
- the LOC141908824 gene encoding uncharacterized protein LOC141908824, whose protein sequence is MHGREARMPTDTSLLPPEHEFYTAHDWVKETADNLSQARKWAKENLEQTQERTKLQHDRRFKVTEPVYAEGDFVWLHNSKSIKGLTKKLLHPNHGPYIINHEYN, encoded by the exons ATGCATGGCCGTGAAGCCCGAATGCCTACTGACACGTCACTTTTACCACCCGAACATGAATTTTATACAGCTCATGACTGGGTTAAAGAGACCGCGGACAATCTAAGTCAGGCCAGAAAATGGGCAAAAGAAAATTTGGAACAAACACAGGAAAGAACCAAACTTCAACACGATAGGCGTTTTAAAGTCACGGAACCGGTATACGCGGAGGGTGACTTTGTTTGGCTTCACAATTCAAAAAGCATTAAGGGTCTGACTAAGAAGCTGCTTCATCCTAATCATGGTCCTTATATCATAA ACCATGAGTACAATTAA
- the LOC141909155 gene encoding retroviral-like aspartic protease 1 has product MSYWFCHKDASRTILASVANSLHGKIGEHAVTVLVDSGSGITVISHSMFKRISYFKDKKLNGGGCANVHSANGSPINILGTTNFELEIGQGKFEIKAQVAADLTYDIILGMDFLTPHGAILDLGTGTVRFPGTEPVTLQKQYDLVHETRVCVQETETIPPIF; this is encoded by the coding sequence ATGTCTTATTGGTTCTGTCATAAAGATGCTTCCCGAACTATTCTGGCTTCTGTAGCGAATTCCCTTCATGGAAAAATAGGCGAACATGCGGTCACTGTATTAGTCGATAGTGGAAGCGGAATTACGGTAATAAGCCACTCGATGTTCAAACGTATTAGCTATTTTAAAGATAAGAAATTAAATGGCGGAGGTTGTGCTAATGTACATTCAGCCAATGGATCTCCGATCAATATTTTAGGTACTACAAATTTTGAACTTGAGATTGGACAGGGGAAATTTGAGATAAAAGCTCAAGTTGCAGCTGATCTAACTTATGATATTATACTAGGAATGGACTTTCTAACACCGCATGGTGCCATATTAGATTTAGGTACGGGTACTGTACGATTCCCGGGGACAGAACCGGTGACTTTACAAAAACAGTACGATCTTGTCCATGAGACTCGTGTTTGTGTACAAGAGACCGAAACCATTCCCCCCATTTTCTGA